A window of Nitrospirota bacterium genomic DNA:
AGACTATGCGGGGCGCAGAGCGTGCTATAACGACTATATCTATAGACGACAGGAAAGGTAAGCCAAACAGATTGAAGAAGAAAGTTGAATCCATTGAGCGGAGACTGGGAAGAGAACTGTCAAAATAGTGTTGCGGTGCTGCGGTGATGCGGTGCTGCGGTCAGGAGGAGTTATGAAGATAACACTTAGTGTAATAAAGGCAGATATAGGTGGTTATGTAGGGCATACAAGTGTCCATCCGAGGCTTCTCGAGCATGCAAATGAAAAGTTGTCATCAGCCAAAGAGAAGCACTTGTTGATAGACTATCATGTAACACGATGTGGCGATGACCTTGAACTTATCATGACCCATGAAAAGGGTATAGATAATCAGGATATCCATAAACTTGCATGGAATACATTCACATCGTGCACTGAAGTAGCAAAGGAATTGAAACTCTATGGTGCAGGGCAGGATATGCTTAAAGATGCATTCAGTGGGACTGTAAAGGGTATGGGTCCTGGTGTGGCTGAGATTGAATTTGAAGAAAGAAAAAGTGAACCAGTCATAGTTTTTATGGCTGATAAGACCTCCCCAGGTGCATGGAATCTGCCACTCTTTAAGATATTTGCAGACCCATTCAATACGGTAGGTCTTGTTATAGACCCGAGTATGCACGATGGCTTTATATTTGAGGTTCTCGATGTTAAAGCTGGAAAGAAGATTACCCTTTCATGCCCTGAAGAAATGTATAACCTTCTTATCCTTCTTGGGGCTACAGACCGATACATGGTTAAGGCGATATATAGAAAAACAGATGGTGAGATTGCTGCGGTCGCATCCACACAGAGGCTTGGACTTATAGCAGGAAAATATATAGGTAAGGATGACCCTGTGATGATTATAAGGACGCAGAGTGGTTTTCCCGCTTTAGGTGAGGCGCTTGAGCCATTTGCATTTCCTCACCTTGTAGAAGGATGGATGAGGGGATCACATCATGGGCCCTTCATGCCCGTTGCATTCTATGAGGCTAATCCCTCAAGGTTTGATGGTCCTCCACGGGTAATAGCAGCAGGTTTCCAGATAACAAATGGTAGACTGATAGGACCTCGCGATCTGTTTGATGATCCGAGTTTTGACGAGGCAAGACACACCGCTAATATTATATCTGACTATATGCGCAGACACGGACCATTTGAGCCTCATAGACTGAGTCTCGATGAACTTGAATACACCACATTTCCCCAGGTGCTGAGTAAGATCGAAGGAAGGTTCAAGGACGACGCATAGGTTGATGACCAATAGAGTCAGTGGCCCAT
This region includes:
- a CDS encoding thiamine-binding protein — encoded protein: MRGAERAITTISIDDRKGKPNRLKKKVESIERRLGRELSK
- the fbp gene encoding fructose-1,6-bisphosphate aldolase/phosphatase; amino-acid sequence: MKITLSVIKADIGGYVGHTSVHPRLLEHANEKLSSAKEKHLLIDYHVTRCGDDLELIMTHEKGIDNQDIHKLAWNTFTSCTEVAKELKLYGAGQDMLKDAFSGTVKGMGPGVAEIEFEERKSEPVIVFMADKTSPGAWNLPLFKIFADPFNTVGLVIDPSMHDGFIFEVLDVKAGKKITLSCPEEMYNLLILLGATDRYMVKAIYRKTDGEIAAVASTQRLGLIAGKYIGKDDPVMIIRTQSGFPALGEALEPFAFPHLVEGWMRGSHHGPFMPVAFYEANPSRFDGPPRVIAAGFQITNGRLIGPRDLFDDPSFDEARHTANIISDYMRRHGPFEPHRLSLDELEYTTFPQVLSKIEGRFKDDA